The following proteins are encoded in a genomic region of Phycisphaera sp.:
- a CDS encoding ABC transporter permease, protein MAKADKNQPNAEAKAVPAMAAPPVERDNPLTRSWAGMAGMGFLAVTLAVCLLGLFFTLGDAPNSYPGVSEGASVERYNAGSAEYGRLPPWWAVSDESAVKLNGLVPAETVDEIAAQHGVTDRQALQATDGDVAEAMQEHWPYQGNRLAMVLGTDVLGRSLLYRVMTGGGISLGIGLSAALISVIIGTLYGAIAGYAGGKADAAMMRIVDVLFGLPYILLVVLLAVASDAAIDEYVTQQKARQSWTTRQAKILASEDGSPASSREIDVWRGEPYEPDSPLGAVAVNLDMTGVVADVVAATQEARAAATTEDAPDAIVLTNGTVIDAMALKAREPRQLQESTRLVLDLVVLLVAIGGVSWLTMARVIRGQVLSLKNLPFIEAARSAGAPTRRIFIVHLLPNLLGPIIVYATLTVPLAILQESFLSFLGIGVKPPLPSWGNLAADGLNELNPYESLWWLILFPCLLLGATLLALNFVGEGLREAFDPKRGRR, encoded by the coding sequence ATGGCCAAGGCCGACAAGAACCAGCCCAACGCCGAGGCAAAGGCCGTCCCCGCGATGGCCGCGCCGCCCGTGGAGCGTGACAACCCGCTCACGCGCTCGTGGGCGGGCATGGCGGGCATGGGGTTTCTGGCGGTCACGCTGGCGGTGTGCCTGCTGGGCTTGTTCTTTACGCTTGGCGATGCGCCAAACAGCTACCCCGGTGTGAGTGAGGGTGCATCCGTCGAACGCTACAACGCGGGCAGCGCCGAGTATGGTCGCTTGCCCCCATGGTGGGCGGTGAGCGACGAGAGCGCGGTGAAGCTCAACGGGCTGGTTCCCGCCGAAACGGTCGATGAGATCGCCGCGCAGCATGGCGTGACCGATCGCCAGGCCCTGCAAGCGACCGATGGTGATGTTGCCGAGGCCATGCAAGAGCACTGGCCTTATCAGGGCAACCGCCTGGCCATGGTGCTGGGCACCGACGTGCTGGGGCGCAGCTTGCTGTATCGCGTGATGACCGGCGGGGGCATCTCGCTTGGGATCGGTCTGAGCGCCGCGCTCATCAGCGTCATCATCGGTACGCTGTACGGTGCCATCGCCGGCTACGCGGGCGGCAAGGCCGATGCGGCCATGATGCGCATCGTCGACGTGCTCTTTGGCCTGCCGTACATCCTGCTCGTGGTGCTGCTGGCGGTCGCCAGCGACGCCGCGATCGATGAGTATGTGACCCAGCAAAAGGCACGCCAGAGCTGGACCACGCGGCAGGCGAAGATCCTGGCCAGCGAGGACGGCTCGCCGGCTTCGAGCCGGGAGATCGACGTGTGGCGCGGCGAGCCGTACGAACCGGATTCGCCCCTGGGCGCCGTAGCGGTCAATCTGGATATGACCGGTGTCGTGGCGGATGTCGTCGCCGCGACCCAAGAGGCCCGTGCCGCCGCGACGACCGAGGACGCTCCCGACGCCATCGTGCTGACCAATGGCACGGTCATCGACGCCATGGCCCTGAAGGCGCGGGAGCCTCGGCAACTCCAGGAAAGCACACGGCTCGTGCTCGACCTGGTCGTGTTGCTCGTCGCCATCGGCGGGGTGAGCTGGCTGACGATGGCGCGTGTGATCCGGGGCCAGGTGCTGAGCCTGAAGAACCTGCCCTTCATCGAGGCCGCCCGGAGCGCGGGCGCGCCCACGCGCCGCATCTTCATCGTGCACCTGCTGCCCAATCTGCTCGGGCCGATCATCGTGTACGCCACGCTCACCGTGCCGCTGGCGATCTTGCAGGAATCGTTCCTGAGCTTCCTTGGCATCGGTGTGAAGCCGCCGCTGCCGAGCTGGGGCAATCTGGCCGCCGATGGGTTGAACGAGTTGAACCCCTACGAGAGCTTGTGGTGGCTCATCCTGTTCCCGTGCCTGCTGCTCGGGGCCACGCTGCTGGCGCTGAACTTCGTGGGCGAGGGATTGCGCGAGGCGTTCGATCCGAAGCGTGGGCGGCGGTAG
- the sucD gene encoding succinate--CoA ligase subunit alpha yields MAVLVDATTKVICQGITGSFGAVHTKGCLHYGTQLVGGVTPGKGGTKDDNGLPIFDTVKQAVDATGATATMIFVPPPFAGDAILEAADAGLRLICCITEGVPVHDMVRVRAALDTMNIAARGAEATPTQDLYTLIGPNCPGIITPGPKTGEGTSAKDTYTNSGCKIGIMPGYINTHISEPACTTGKAVGIVSRSGTLTYEAVWQCSQLGIAQSTCIGIGGDPVRGLSHVDCLRLFQNDPDTHGILMIGEIGGSDEEDAARYIREHVTKPVAGFIAGQTAPPGKRMGHAGAIISGGEGTAGAKIKALEDAGVTVSKSPAEMGQAMAKAMGLELAAV; encoded by the coding sequence ATGGCCGTTCTCGTCGACGCAACAACCAAGGTCATCTGCCAGGGCATCACCGGCAGCTTCGGGGCCGTCCACACCAAGGGCTGCCTGCACTACGGCACGCAGCTCGTCGGCGGCGTGACCCCCGGCAAGGGCGGCACCAAGGACGACAACGGGCTGCCGATCTTCGACACGGTCAAGCAGGCGGTCGACGCGACAGGGGCCACGGCGACCATGATCTTCGTGCCCCCGCCGTTCGCGGGCGACGCCATCCTGGAGGCCGCCGACGCCGGGCTGCGGCTGATCTGCTGCATCACCGAGGGCGTGCCGGTGCACGACATGGTCCGCGTGCGGGCGGCGCTCGACACGATGAACATCGCCGCCCGCGGCGCCGAGGCCACGCCCACCCAGGACCTGTACACCCTCATCGGCCCCAACTGCCCGGGCATCATCACCCCCGGCCCCAAGACCGGCGAGGGCACCAGCGCCAAGGACACCTACACCAACTCGGGCTGCAAGATCGGCATCATGCCGGGCTACATCAACACGCACATCAGCGAGCCCGCCTGCACCACCGGCAAGGCCGTGGGCATCGTCAGCCGCAGCGGCACGCTGACCTACGAGGCCGTCTGGCAGTGCTCGCAACTGGGCATCGCCCAGAGCACCTGCATCGGCATCGGCGGAGACCCCGTCCGCGGGCTCAGCCACGTCGACTGCCTGCGCCTGTTCCAGAACGACCCCGACACGCATGGTATTTTGATGATCGGCGAGATCGGCGGCAGCGACGAGGAAGACGCCGCCCGCTACATCCGCGAGCACGTGACCAAGCCCGTCGCCGGCTTCATCGCCGGCCAGACCGCGCCCCCCGGCAAGCGCATGGGCCACGCCGGTGCCATCATCAGCGGCGGCGAGGGCACCGCCGGCGCCAAGATCAAGGCCCTCGAGGACGCGGGCGTCACGGTCTCCAAGAGCCCCGCCGAGATGGGGCAAGCGATGGCCAAGGCGATGGGGCTGGAACTGGCGGCGGTCTAG
- a CDS encoding major royal jelly family protein, which translates to MRRALPIVALPALALALTLPGCHTAPHADDPIGVSRQYRQPDYIETRLEPILMSPGFQWTGVAATGDGRVFVSFPNWDGPYHGAVFEIVDGVRRAYPDAQWNRWPPAETDLDPDPAFRFVCVQSVYVDAKNRLWVLDPASPNMAGVVSGAAKLVEIDLDTDQVVRVIRFDETVAPKQSYLNDVRIDAERNVAFITDSGLGAIVVVDLNTNTSRRVLANHKSTKAERGVVPIVGGRELRVGQTPGGAVPQIHADGIAYNPADDHVYFQALTARTLYRVPAGVLADFGAREFTIAAAVEAVGPSVATDGMAADSRGNLYFTALEEDAIAYRTPDGEYRTLVQSDHLAWPDSLAVTPDGIYATTSRIHQTKKFSFDGLMPREPYGLWRAPLPE; encoded by the coding sequence ATGCGACGAGCACTCCCAATCGTGGCCCTGCCCGCCCTGGCCCTGGCCCTCACGCTGCCCGGCTGCCACACGGCGCCGCATGCCGACGACCCGATCGGTGTGTCCCGGCAATACCGCCAGCCCGACTACATCGAGACCCGCCTGGAGCCCATCCTCATGAGCCCGGGCTTCCAGTGGACGGGCGTCGCGGCCACCGGCGACGGCCGGGTCTTCGTGAGCTTTCCCAACTGGGACGGGCCCTACCACGGCGCGGTCTTCGAGATCGTTGATGGCGTGCGGCGGGCGTACCCCGACGCGCAGTGGAACCGCTGGCCGCCGGCCGAGACCGACCTGGACCCCGATCCGGCGTTCCGCTTCGTGTGCGTGCAGAGCGTGTACGTGGACGCGAAGAATCGGCTTTGGGTGCTCGACCCGGCGAGCCCGAACATGGCCGGCGTGGTGTCCGGTGCGGCGAAACTGGTGGAGATTGACCTTGATACCGACCAGGTCGTGCGTGTGATCCGCTTCGACGAGACCGTTGCGCCAAAGCAGAGTTATCTGAACGACGTGCGTATCGATGCGGAACGCAACGTCGCGTTCATCACCGACTCTGGCCTGGGCGCGATCGTGGTGGTCGACCTCAACACCAATACGTCGCGCCGCGTGCTGGCCAACCACAAGAGTACCAAGGCCGAACGCGGCGTCGTCCCGATCGTCGGCGGCCGCGAGCTACGCGTGGGCCAGACCCCCGGCGGAGCCGTTCCCCAGATCCACGCCGACGGCATCGCGTACAACCCCGCGGACGACCACGTCTACTTCCAGGCGCTCACGGCCCGCACGCTGTACCGCGTGCCCGCGGGCGTGCTCGCCGACTTCGGTGCCCGCGAGTTCACGATCGCGGCGGCGGTCGAAGCCGTTGGCCCGAGCGTCGCCACCGATGGCATGGCCGCCGACTCGCGTGGCAACCTCTACTTCACCGCGCTGGAGGAGGACGCGATCGCCTACCGCACGCCCGATGGTGAATACCGCACGCTCGTCCAGAGCGACCACCTCGCTTGGCCCGACAGCCTGGCCGTCACGCCCGATGGCATCTACGCGACGACCAGCCGCATCCACCAGACCAAGAAGTTCAGCTTCGACGGGCTGATGCCCCGCGAGCCCTACGGCCTGTGGCGGGCGCCGCTGCCCGAGTAG
- a CDS encoding fatty acid desaturase — protein sequence MTTIPSTPPVVVRRDATAQATARAAARETEDYGPLPLGQRIANLIFIMVPLCMLVWAIAYSWGHGVGWTELGLMTGLYLVTGFGVTIGYHRLFTHKSFRTGPVMTTILGVLGSMASEGPIITWVAHHRCHHQHSDAEHDPHSPHGHGSGFKGLVKGFFMSHVGWMIVGGRRDLKKYVPDLEADPLIRRLSSMFLVWMALSLALPAVLGGLITMSWWGAFLGFVWGGLIRIAVVHHITWSVNSVCHIWGTRPFDSHDESRNNAIVGVLALGEGWHNNHHAFPTSARHGLKWWQFDSSYLIIKGMEKLGLARDVKVPSAERMAQKAAAA from the coding sequence ATGACAACCATCCCATCGACGCCCCCTGTGGTCGTCCGTCGAGACGCCACGGCTCAGGCTACAGCCCGCGCTGCGGCTCGTGAGACCGAAGATTACGGCCCCCTGCCCCTTGGGCAGCGGATCGCGAATCTGATCTTTATCATGGTGCCACTGTGCATGCTCGTGTGGGCTATCGCCTATTCGTGGGGGCATGGGGTGGGATGGACCGAACTTGGGCTGATGACCGGGCTCTACCTGGTCACCGGCTTTGGCGTGACGATCGGTTACCACCGGTTGTTCACGCATAAGTCCTTTCGCACCGGCCCGGTCATGACCACCATCTTGGGGGTCCTCGGATCGATGGCCAGCGAGGGGCCGATCATTACCTGGGTGGCCCACCACCGGTGCCACCACCAGCACAGCGACGCCGAGCACGACCCCCACTCGCCCCACGGCCACGGCTCGGGGTTCAAGGGGCTCGTCAAGGGCTTCTTCATGAGCCACGTGGGCTGGATGATCGTCGGCGGTCGCCGCGACTTGAAGAAGTACGTGCCCGACCTCGAGGCCGACCCGCTGATCCGCCGGCTCAGCAGCATGTTCCTGGTGTGGATGGCCCTGAGCCTGGCCCTGCCGGCCGTGCTCGGTGGCCTGATCACCATGAGTTGGTGGGGCGCGTTCCTGGGCTTCGTGTGGGGCGGGCTCATCCGCATCGCGGTGGTCCACCACATTACCTGGAGCGTCAACAGCGTGTGCCACATCTGGGGCACCCGCCCGTTCGATAGCCACGACGAGAGCCGCAACAACGCCATCGTGGGCGTGCTGGCGCTCGGCGAGGGCTGGCACAACAACCACCACGCCTTCCCGACGAGCGCCCGCCACGGGCTGAAATGGTGGCAGTTCGACAGCAGCTACCTCATCATCAAGGGCATGGAGAAGCTGGGGCTGGCGCGGGACGTGAAGGTGCCCAGTGCCGAACGGATGGCGCAGAAGGCCGCCGCGGCCTGA
- a CDS encoding ATP-binding protein, protein MRAIVTGQIGLDKKAYLDEVAAFAGQQGESIELLNVGDMMYAEAPDVRPGRILDLPLSRLHSLRRAAFKDVISETRDATNVLVNTHATFRWRHGLFSAFDFDQISKMRPDLFICLVDNIETVHERLHRDHEIDATMKDCMVWREEELLATELMSQAVPGSDFYIVSRGRHASTVRTMFRLVCRPEMRKVYPSFPMSHVVDMPEVLAEIDAFRAKLAEQFITFDPGDVDEKLLLDRALEAARQGQEFFDHAPHSFGGGKASTKPLRVRTREVLDIAGDIDGQIYMRDFKLIDQSDMIVSYIPELPGGIPGLSSGVERELQHAWEHTKEVYVVWRPAKAPSPFITETATRIFSTVEEAITHFEESGMFAQTNLFGH, encoded by the coding sequence ATGCGGGCCATTGTCACCGGGCAGATCGGGCTGGATAAGAAGGCCTACCTCGACGAGGTAGCCGCCTTCGCGGGCCAGCAGGGCGAGTCAATCGAACTGCTTAACGTGGGCGACATGATGTACGCCGAGGCCCCAGACGTCCGGCCCGGCCGCATCCTCGACCTGCCCCTGAGCCGCCTGCACTCGCTGCGGCGGGCGGCCTTCAAGGACGTCATCAGCGAAACCCGCGATGCGACCAACGTGCTGGTCAACACCCACGCGACCTTCCGCTGGCGGCACGGCCTGTTCAGCGCCTTCGACTTCGACCAGATTTCCAAGATGCGGCCCGACCTGTTCATCTGCCTGGTGGACAACATCGAGACCGTCCACGAGCGGCTGCACCGCGACCACGAGATCGACGCCACCATGAAGGACTGCATGGTCTGGCGCGAGGAAGAGCTGCTGGCCACCGAGCTCATGAGCCAGGCCGTGCCCGGCAGCGACTTCTACATCGTCAGTCGGGGCCGCCACGCCAGCACGGTGCGGACGATGTTCCGCCTGGTCTGCCGGCCCGAGATGCGCAAGGTCTACCCCAGCTTTCCGATGAGCCATGTGGTGGACATGCCCGAGGTCCTGGCCGAGATCGACGCCTTCCGGGCCAAGCTGGCCGAGCAGTTCATCACCTTTGACCCGGGCGACGTCGACGAGAAGCTGCTGCTGGATCGTGCGCTCGAGGCCGCCCGTCAGGGCCAGGAGTTCTTCGACCACGCGCCCCATAGCTTCGGCGGCGGCAAGGCCAGCACCAAGCCCCTACGCGTACGCACGAGAGAAGTCCTCGATATCGCCGGCGACATCGACGGCCAGATCTACATGCGAGACTTCAAGCTCATCGACCAGAGCGACATGATCGTCAGCTACATCCCCGAGCTGCCCGGCGGCATCCCGGGGCTCTCCAGCGGCGTCGAGCGCGAGCTCCAGCACGCCTGGGAGCACACCAAGGAGGTCTACGTCGTTTGGCGGCCGGCCAAGGCTCCCAGCCCCTTCATCACCGAGACGGCCACGCGGATCTTCTCGACGGTCGAGGAGGCCATCACCCACTTCGAGGAGTCGGGCATGTTCGCGCAGACGAACCTGTTCGGGCACTGA